CCCGAACGGACCCACAAAATTTTAGCTCAATCGGAGTCCGTTTTGACCCTCCAAACACCAACTTGAAATCACTGCCCTTGCTAAATCCGAACCAGAAATCTGTACCTTTCTTTTGTGGATGTTGATCCGTTTTATGATCCTCAATGTCACACCTCTCTCCTTTTCTCTGTACCCTAATCTGATGAAAACCACTAATTGAAGTGTCCTTTAGTGGGCTTGGACTATTGGGCTTTCTCCACATAGGAATGGAACCCAATACCCAATACGAGAGTGGGCATACagacttttttaaaaattaattatacttcaagttataattttttttttcttttcgtagcCTTTTGTTTTATTGGCAAGCTTGGTCCTATGCACGCCCACCCTCCCGGAACTTGCTAGTCTTGGGTGGGCTCGTTGGCAAGGCAAGCTTGCTTTGATGCCAACAAGCTATGTGAACCTCACCCGCTTCCCataggatttaaaaaaataataataatagtaataaaaataaataaatcacatctattaaaaataaaactggAAAAAACTTCACTTCCCACAGTCAAGTGAGATCTGTATGACCGGCAAGCTCACCCAACCCCTTTAAGTCATTTAGAGCTCATTGGGGTTGAGATTGGCTTGTTGATCGAACAAGCTCGTTAGAGCTCACGTAggtattttttaagtttatggaGTTTCTTAAAACCGCAAGGATTTGGCCTAGCTCCATGCATACTCCTAATAGGCTCGGAAAATCCACTGGCAAGTTGAGAAGATGAAAAACAGGTAAAATAATAACCCACAAAATgaaagaagaatatatatatatatattaaaagactCACTTGGTAAGGGGaaatttataggaatttttaGAGATCTTTTGAAGCCTCTTAAGTACTATTcccatattaaaataaacaaaaatgatttgAAACAGTgcgtataaaaaataaaataaaatgtacatATTCATACTGATAATTACCCTATTTTTAGCAACAGAAGAGAAGCTAAAATAGTGATAAATTTGCATTAATGTAATTGAAGTTACAGGTAAATTAGGAAAAGGGGAAAACTCTTGACTAGTTTAGAAAGTAAAATGCTCGTCAGCTAATTGTACATATTACAAAAGTACAAAGGCTTCCCTAGACTCAACTACTCAACAATGTAGAACATTCATCACTCTTAATTCTTTGGATAATCTCCCATGATAGACTGTACAACGCCGAGGCAAAACTGTGTAGGAGTTCTGGTTTTGTGCGTATGGACATGTAAATAAGATATCAGAATGGCGTTTGACACAACGGACAGGTCGACTTGTGGGAAGTCGAGAACCACTTGTATAAGCAAGCCGAATGAAATTTGTGCTTGCAGGTCTTGCATGCTAGCCGAGGTAGGCTGTGATTCGCGGTATGGATGATGCTGTAGCAAATCGGGCACTCTTCAACTCCTTGGAACTCCTTGTCGAAATTACTCTTCCATATGCGAATTGCCTCCGCTATTGCACCATTCTGCACAGAAAAAGTCCGAAAAAGATACCGGTTATGTCTCTTCAGCGCAAAAAGCAAATTCATTTGGAACATTTAGGTCAAGAAAACAATTCAAAAGTATAGAGGGAACACAGAAGGTTAAGGGTACCTGACTGCGAACAAAAGCGGATAAGGATAGCAACCATTTTCTTTGCTTCACTTCACTAATACCTAGACTCCTCGTGCACTCAACATCCACAGGCCGCAATGGATAGGAACTGGACAGGCGAATAACCAGATCCATTCCTGTCTCCTCCTTTTTGTAGGTAGCGATTATCTCATATGATGATTTGTTCACAGCAACAGAGAAGTTCTCGTCAGCGATAACAGCCTCTTTAACCTGCTTgaccaaaaaatagaaaatcgcTAAATATCTTGCATTTATCAACATGCTGACACTTCATCCATGATGAATAATTATTATGCTCtacataattcaaaaaatttttcTAAAGGTTGCTGTGTATACACTTTCTCAGCCATTGAAATTCTCTGAAAACAAATTAGTCAGATTAATAGAAGATAGGAAAAAGCTGTAGGTCTTTAAGCTTGTAAACAGCCATACAGTAAAAGCAATTGCAAAAGTTCATTTCTGGTTTTGAGACTCTAAACTGTGATAGAAAACTGATCATGCTCTCAGGCATTTATCAGCGAACACAGAGGGTAAACTATTATGATCATACCACAGCATAAATTTGAACTTTCAAAATGCagcttagaaaataaaattcagaCAAAATTAGTTACCTGTGATAATTCATCTGAAAGGAGAGTTGGACTGCACCATGTTTTAGTGAAGAACTCAATAGAAGATGACAGAGACCGATCACGCAAGCTAGTAAACCAATTGCGCACATAAGCAGGTAGAACGTGAATCATTAATCCATAGATAGAACCAGCAAGTGAAGCCATTTGTTCTGATCCAATAGGCCAAAGTGACTCCACACTAGACAGCATGGAACTTGAAGTTATAACTTGTTTAGCAAAATTAGCGGCCTTGGAGACTTCTACAGGAAGCTCagcttccttctttttcatattatttgaaCCCACCTTCAAAGGAATATGTTGAAATATACAATCTAATATCGTTGAAGTGACAAAATCTTGTATATACTGAATCAATGTCTGCCTTGCTGATGAAGAAGTTGGTAGTGAATGAAGATTAGATAATAACAAAGCCCATGCAAGGAACACATTAACCTGCATAAAAGAAGTTTATGGCTTACTGTTACATTACAAATACACAGCAATCccacaaaataaatgaatgaaacaTACTAAACCGACTAAGAGTATACATACCCTGTCTGGGGATAGTAAATCCATCTGAAGAAGCTGAGCAGCAGGTTGCTGAATCAGACAAGACACCTCATCCCTCAAATCATATGATTCTTCAGAAGTTGACTCAAAGTTATGTGGCATGACTGTCCCTTCGTCAGTGGTAACAATTCCTTCTGAATCTTTGTGTTTAAAAATGGACAATTGACATACAGGTTCTGTAGTAAGCAAACTATAAGCAGCTAGCTGTAAGGAAGAATTTGGTTTGGGGGAAAATAAAATTGCATACAAAGAACTGACAGGGCCTTTGCTAAGACCCCATAGTTCCATGGATTGCATTGCTTTGATTCTAACATGAGAAGGTGATTTGCGAACAGAGACTGCAACTAACTCCCAAAAGTGACGATATGAAGATCGACTTAAGGCAATAATTGATGAGGCTTCCTCACCCAATGATCCAGCAATGGCCTCAGTAACAGCAGTTGCAAAGAAGATGCGGAGAATACCTTCCATCATTTCATCTTTAAAATGCAGTAAAGACTGCAAGACCTCATTCATACACGCCTGTTCTACTTCAAATAACTTTGAGAAGACAGAGTATATAACCAAAGCAGTTGTACAAATGCTAATTTGTAACGAGTCTATAGCCTGAATTGCAGCATCCAGCTCCTTCAGAAAAAGTTCTGACTTCTTGTTAGCTGTATACTTTGTTGCAACATCATCTATGTTCTCTGCTGCTTCCTCCATTGACAAAACTAACAATTTCATCCATTTAAGTGATTGAGCTAAAACAAAATTCCAGTCACCCACAGCAAACTCTTGCCAGCAATACCCTATTGAAACTGCAGTTAGCTTTGCAAGTGTCATCTGAACAGGAAGTGAAGAAAATGTTCCATCATCAGCAGATGCAGTAGAGGATATCAATGAAGCATCATCATCACACTGTTGCCTCCTAAACAAATTCAACAAtagtgtcttctcgggatagacaTCATTTGAGAACTCAACTGTGAGCTCTCCCATACCTCCGGACACACTTAAAGGAAAACAAGATACCACAACTTGAATCCATTCGAGAACATCTGTCACATGATAAAATACATGTCACTAATTCATATACAGAAGAAAGACAGTCATTACAGGTAAAACAGAAGTAGAAACATAAAAGGTAGTTGGCATTTTCACCTGGTCCTGTCTCTCCACAAGCAAAGGGTGGAAAAGAAAGGGCTGTCTCAAGCCAACTAAGAATATTCTTGTGCAGTAAATCTTCCTTTAAAGAAATGAGTGATGCATCTTTACAAGGTTCATGAGAGATGCAACTTTCAGAAAGCAATCGGGGAATTATAACACAGAGAACATAAGGAAGAATTCTCAGACAAGCTCTGTCTACAGGAGTAGAAGCATAAAGCTTATCTAAAACATGTGTAAGGATTGCTAAGGACTCACACTCTCCCCAGACCTTATCCTTCATAATTAAAGTCCATAGCAAGGACATAAGAGAACGCAAGAAAGGATCTTGAATGTTTTCTACCTCATCATATGAAAGGGtccatgcattaaaagaaatCCACTCGCAACTGGCTCCACTGACAAGGGAACCATCAAGTAATAActtcaaaattgaaaatacGATGTTTTCCCCAGGAGAAGCTAAATTTTCTGCAAATTTACTCAAAGAAGGTAAGAAAGAAGTTAAAGTGCTGCCACCTGGCCAATGCCATGTGCACAGTACTTCAGCAGCAAGCCATGCCCGAGAGTACGAAACTGAAGATGGAATTGGCTCAGTGGAAACTACTTCTGAGAAAATTGGAGTTTCAGTGTTGAAACCACCAATCACTCTACTGAAGCCAAGACTACAGATGAGCTtgtcaacaaaaacaacaaaattgtgATGCCTCAGTTCCTACacaaaaaaatgcaagaaaaaaaaatcaaccatcaaaatttatataaacatacaattTATAGCAGACTGCAAATGCAGAACTTGTATCAAAATAGATGAAGCATAACAGACCAATTGCCTATGTGCAGATGATTTACCGGATAGGTACCTATTAAACTAACTGCAACAAGGGAGAATATGATCATagtataatcaatttttttaagccACAAGTAGATTTACAATGTCAAATATAATCTCATCTAATAGAagttgttttgaaaatattaacaaaGATTGTAACAGATAATAGGACCAATAATGACATCTTTTAAGCCTGAAATTTCTGAAATTCCTGTACCACTGTGAAAATCTTAAAACAGAAGAAACTTTTTAATAAGGTTGTTAAACCAGACTAATAAACAATAAGGAACCAACAGAACTGATTACTgatcaaatattagaaaaatagtAGAGGTCAATGTGCATAGTGTTCTATATTGGTTCTTACATTGCTGGCTAGTGGTGTCTCCTGAAGTTGGACTATGGCTGGCATTTTAGCATCATTGTGCAATGGCTTAACCCACAAAGGCCAAGATCTGTCTTCACATAACAATTGATCCAAAATATTCTGTAACTCATTGTTATCTTGACATACAATGTTCAACATATCCAGTGCCCATTTGCCGCATAAAAAAGAAGTCCTGTTAGCTCTAAAGCCATTTGTCTCAAAGATGCAAAATCTCAGAACCTGCGCCAAAATGCTTCCAATCTGCAATCGCCTGCAAGCACTGAGGCTTCCCCAGAAAGAAGAAGTTATTCCACAACGAAAAGCATGCAATTCCTTTCCAAAAGCCAACTTATCAATGACCCATTCTTGTTGATGATCAAAACTTACATTTCCAGATATCGGTGAACCCGTATCCACATCAGTCCCTAGAAATTCAACATCTAGAGCTCCCTCTGATGCCATAATACATTCCCagtcaataataaataaagcagCTAATAAACTCGGCACCAGTCTGCAGTCCTCATCAAGGGTTCTTAAGCAAAAGATGCCGCCCTCTAGAACTTGCAGAGCAGCTCGAGCCATCTCAAGCTTGTCCGAGAAAGAGGAATCCAACATCTGAATTGACTCATCAAATTCAGCACAGAACAACAAAGAGCATGAAGTTCTTGCCCACTCAAAAGAAGACATGTGAAGCAATTCTACCAAACACCTTAAGGTTCCACTGAACATACATTTAATAGCCTCTCCAGAGAGAAAGCAACTCTGATCATTCTCAGTTGAACCACCAAGcacagcactgtagcaacatcgGATGATGAAATTAATGCAAGGGAAGACACATAAACAAGTTTACATTTCAGTTAAAAGGATAAGTAATGAAGAGTGTTCACGGTAACAAAAGTGGAAGGATACTCACTTCCATCACAAAGTGCAAGCAAAAATGTTTTATCTTGAAACTTAgccaacaacaaataaaaacagaaaagaaaagagcacttataaatgaatatattggGCAATCTATTATTAGcctcttttcttatttaaatcACTCGAGAACCAGACTGTAcaacatttaaaattatgacATATTTATCGCATTTATAAATGACATCAGACAATACTCAGAACCCAGTTGCCAGGTCCACTCATGCGGGATACACAAACAGACATAAGAACATAACATGAGAAAGTCTCTCATTCATATATCAGTGGCTTTGCTGGCCACTACCTACATTCCTATTTAAGGGCCTAGTTGATAAGTCTAAGGTTGAGCTGGCATATTTAAGGGCCCAGTTGCCAGGTCAACTCATGTGGGATACACTAAACAGACATAAGAACATAACATGAGAAAGTCTCTCATTCATATATCAGTGGCTTTGCTGGCCAGTGGCCACTACCTACATTCCTATTTTAGGGCCTAGTTGATAAGTCTAAGGTTGAGCTGGCATATGCTTCGAAAGAAAAATCAGTAATGAAAAGCATGGAAGCATTCCACTATTATAGattaaaaaacaagcaaaataacAACCAGATAATCCAAAAGATACTTCACTCCAAACCATAAAACCAAGCAGTTAATTCTCAAATATGGTGGCGGCGGACCAAATTTGCATTGCATTGTGTCACCAATGGCAACCTATTATTGCCGTAAAGGACagaaatatgaaatatgaaaagAGGTTCTCATacaacagaagaaaaaaaaattatgcatgaCATAATTGCCAATAAGTAATAGATGGAAGATATGCTATTTTACCGTAGAAAATGAGCATGTGAGGGACTTAAGCAAGAATGACAGGCAACAACAACTGCAGCTTTGTCTAGCAACTTGTGTTGCCAGTGCTCCGAGAGTGAACCCTTTTTTCCCTCAACTCCCGGCTTCTTGTTATCAATTCTTTTCCTAACTTTCTCAATAAGGAAAGAAAGAATCTCAATGTTATTATCAATGATAGAAGTATTGATGCCATCCATAGAGTAATTTTCCACATGTGTGGCATATCCAATGATTGAACACCATTGATCCGATAAATATTCATCCTGAATCAAATCAATCAACAGATCTAGTTTTGAACTGCAGGAGCGCTTCTGTCCATTCAAACACCAAGGAACAAATTCGTTCCTGAATATGTGCAAAAAAGTTATTGCCTTTGATTCAGTAACACCTTCATTTGCAGAACTGTTTATGTCCTGCTCCCCATGGTGAATATTGAGATATGATACTATTGTGCTAGGCCCAAATATTTTGACCAATGTGGACAAAAGTTTAACAGCATCTGGGGAGTCCTGCACTTAATAAAGGACAAACAGTTAATGCAGATCAAGCATATACTAGCAGAGTACAACTAGAACATTAGGCAAAGAGAACAAACTACTATACTCACCACATTTGATTCATGGCTTGCACACAttctttaataatatattttatcagAATCAGTTACAGACGTAAATCATGTAGCACTAGATAATCATTATCCTTGAGTATGTATTCTTTAGATGTCAAAACATACCTACACTAGTACATGATCTGCTATTATAACTTAAAGTTGAAAACTTAAGTAAAATTACATGGGCATCTATTAAGACCATCACTACATGTTGGCAAATTATGCTCTTTTGCAAAGATCTAATTGCCAAGAAAAGGCTATGGATGCGACTAAATAATGCAGAAAAATGTGAGGGTACAGAAAAACTAGCCATGCAGATGATTTATAGTAATGCCAAGTAAACAGGATGCCCAACCAACTCAAGAGGAGTTAGTGATCCACTTTCTCTCCGCATGTGGTGAGAAGTTCATGGTCTGTTGGTGCCCCAAAAAAAGATGTACAAAACGGaggagaaaagaaagatgaaagtTGAAGATGGAGCTAGGAGTTGCTAAGCATCTTTTGGCAGAATTTCACTAATAGGAAGACAATCTCAAAGGAAATCCCTagtaaataaaagaatgaaaaggtGGCTTCATTGTTGtggaataagaaaattttaatctttATGGCTACAACTCAAGCTAATGAGTTAAGGAAACCTTGAGAAGGATAGAAACATGGGCCATTAGCATGAGAAAAACAAATGTGTTAAAATAAACTTCAACTGTACTgaaaacaattttcaataagaaagcaagattAAGAAGGAAGGATTGCAAGCAGACAAAGGAAGATTCAACCACCATTTGTCCAGCTGCTTGTGCTTTTGGAGTCGATCGGTGTAAAATTTAGATCAACCAGGCAGGAAAAACCTAATCTATCAGAAAACACAGTATTGAGAATGCAAGTATATTATGTAAGAGCCCACATGCCTCACATGCAAACTTACAAGTAAACTTGGTTGTAAGTAAATTTCATCAAAGTGTGCAATAACTTGATATAAGGATGATATTAGCAACACATCTAAAAAAATAGTGGCAACTAAAATACCATGAACACCATACTCGCTGCCTTAACAATCATTTGACAATCAATACTAACTTGATTCTGCTGTAAAGAGCAGTAAACACAtagattaaatataaattgaCTACAATAAGTTGTAAGACAAAATACACTAATTGTTAAGCAAAAAACTTACCAAAGATTTAATTGCTTGGAAAGAGTTTGCAACCATTGGTCCAGCTAAACAACACAAAGGCCATGTTTCACCTTTCGGCAAGGCAAGCTCATCCAGTAACAAGAAAAAGTCTGCAATGCGCTGGACATTAACAGAAAAACCTGGTAAGTATTCACCTTGCTGAAAAATATCCAAACAATCCTTCAGAACAGATGTGCAGAATGCATTGAGCAGATCAATATCCTTTGAGGAAATATCCAATAAAATAGCAACAATGCATTTTCCCAATTCTTGAATGTGACTTCTTAAATTAGTATTAAGCATTATTGTTGATCTTTCATGAGGCACTGAAGTGGAACTTTCAGTAGAACAGGCTGATTGTTCGGATGAAGTCTGCTGTTGGTTTTTCGGGGCTACCAATGCAATATAATCATGCCATAAAAGTCCCACAAGAACATCATTTAAAAGACATGAAGGGAGAGAGAAGCCATCTTCCCCAACAGAATATCTGCATATAAACAACACAACACCGAtcaagacattacaaaaatgcTGACATCTAGACAATTCTATTCAAGAAGCTCAAATGAACACCTCGTCGGATGATATAACACCCAAAGGAAACATTCTTTAAATGCCTTGAAAAGAGCAAGACCATCTGCAGCCAAGGCCTGCACTGTATTTCTTCCTTCCCACAGATGCTTAAAAAATTTGAACACAAATTGCTCTCCAATAGCAGCTTTAGAAGGTATGGAATCTAAAAACAGTACTAGCACAGGGTATGAAATCTGCTGTGAACCATAACATCCACCACTCAAGAAATGCCAAAACCGATTTAAGACGACTTTCTCAACATTGCAGTGAGACCAACCTTCTGGAATATTTCGGGAGAAAAGCAGTATCATGTCCCACATGGTTGAATGGCATGATGCATCCTTTTCATTAAAGGCACCGAGTATAGCAGCAGAAAGTGTCTTCATGTTTCCCTCATTAAAAACTTGAGGAATGTGTTTGATGAAACTAGCAAGAATTGAATAAGTAGCAGAACGAACATCGGGGTTTTTAGACttaagaaattcaagaaaatactTATGTGAAGAGAACATTTGTTCAGCATGAGATAAAAGTTTTGCCCTGGCCTTTGAATTAAGCCTTTGGTCTGCATCAGCATTTTTCAATTCATCATTTTGTGTTGTTCCAAGTAACACATCAGTCAAACCTGCAGCTGCAACTAATGATGAAGCAATCACCTGGGTGAATAAGAAAACTTGAGATAATTAGTGCATAGAGACACTTAACATTGCCAGAACCGATATGGAGAGCAACAATCACATGCATTTGCTATAACTAACAGCATAACAACATTAAGAAAAGAGATGTCGAAGTATGATGAATATAACACATGCTTCATAAACAGGAATAAGGGCAATAATCTATATCTTGCTTGACTATAGAATTGATTTATCAACAGAAACTCTCTTTTATCATCACCAAAGAAAATGAAACTAATAAGGCATCCATCAGaacacatttatttattttatccaacaaacaaggaaaagaagaaaagataagcACCCTCACACCAAGATAGCTGTAGATAGTGGGAAAATGTGCCATCAACAAAATGTTCTTTATGTAGGTCTCACTACGCTAGACACTGTCAATTTATACAGTTTATAACCTACTTTAACGGTTCAAGAGTTGTACCAAGATCTACATAGACTACATTATATTCCATGAAAATATATGCATAAGAACATTAAAgcaataaataattcaaaacaaaagagagaataaaTATCATTTCATTCTAATGAAAGACTTGTTGAGCATGGCAATGTAGCAACAAGTGACTAAGAGGGGAGATGAGGGAGAGAGGGACATACACGTTTGTGTATTTCTTCCATCTCATCCAAAGGTGTCGCTTTATCAGACATAGATTGCGGTGTCAGCTTCAGGTTTTCATCCAAATATAGAAAAATCTCACTAATGCATAGAGCCAATGCCTCCAATCTTTTCTCTTGTGCAGGAAAAACAACCTGTCACCAAAATAAAGTCATCAACTTTAAAGTTGCTTGTATCTAGCTAATGACAACCTCGGCCTGTAGAACTATATCACATGTATTAATATAAGGCAAATTCAGGTTAGCAAGGAAAccagaaaaattgaaaacctGAATCAAACAGAAAAATTCAATTAACTGAACTAGTCAGTCTGGGTTCAGGTCAGACCAATAAAAAACCTGGTTTTTCACATTCAGGTATGGGTCGAGTAAAAGAAAATCAGGCCAAATACCTAACCCAAACTAATCATAACATAATactatcatataatatatatatatatatatatgtatacgtataagttaaaaagttaaaaacctATTTTTTCGTGATTATATTTCcatataaaatttgtatttgtatACTCTATGAATgagttcaaaaatatttttattttttcttttattcttgattttattttaaacttgtaatcaatttggttttattagattatagattttatttaaattttgcaactatataatatttttttctaagataatttttcaattgtttaatctttaatatgaaatttatttgtattttatggACTacagatattttaaaaaaattgttttgaatgtaattaacttttaaaaaaaataatttaaaaatacaagaaaaatggGTTCATGTAGGGGTCGGGTTCAGGTTGGGTACACAACCTAAAAACCCTGTTACCTGATAGGATTTGGTTAGGTTCGGGTCAGATTTTCTAAAACCCAAAAGGTTTGGGTCAGGGTCAAACTTTTCATGGTTTGGATCGGGTACTTGACCTATGCTAACCCCTACGGAGGCAAAGAGACAACTCAAACATTTTGGAATGAATAGCTTGGAGATTTGCTAAATTGTAGAGCAAGCCAGGGACTCACAACCGAACAAACTGTTCTTGATTCGAGGAACATCaccagaataaataaataaataaataacacaatcAAACAGTGTGTTCCATTACTAAAATAGCAAACCTCTAATGACCGTCTAGCAGCTTGAGAAACCTCTGGGATTGGATCAAATTGGGAAAACCACCACGGTCCCATCAATGACTTTAGATGAGGAGCCAATCCTTTCCTGAAGAATGTGATGTTCACAAACAAGTAACAATGCTTGCTAAATTTATGAGTAAGAGGTTGACCAGAATATAGCATGCTACAAGCAAGCACTAAACAATATGGATTTGTTTTCAGAAAAGAACATATTGTATTTATACGGACAACATAAATTATCCCAAGTACAGGCACTCTAAATAAGGCTAACTACACTTTAAAGTTATATTACACATGCTCTCAACAAAGAGTACACATTTGCATATAATCTTTTGATAACAGAGTTAGAAACAAATTGACTATGTACAGTTGTTTCTCACAACAATGTCATTGAATTAAAAGAGCCATTATAAGTATGAAGCATGAAAATAACTCTTGCCAAAATTTACTACAAAAGTAAAATCATTCTTTGCTAGGCAGGAAAATCAACTATGTTATCTTCTTAGGCATATACAAAAtgtgcaaagaaaaaaaaacactggcATGATTAGTATGAAGGGGCAGTGGatcttgtaaaaaatatattaccaaaGCATATTCAGTATTTGAAAGGATGGCGAGGTCAAATTATATTATCTTCTTAGGCATGTACATGAcattaaagaaatcaaaaggCATAGATGAAATGTCTTCACACCTGAGAATGGTCACAAGACTAGTCATGGTCTCATGGGTTGCTCGTCGAACCTCTTGATTGTAGTCAAGCAAAAGTCTCCTATATTCAAATGTCTATACAACAAATTAACCAAATTCATCAGACATAGAATCCTATATAA
The DNA window shown above is from Dioscorea cayenensis subsp. rotundata cultivar TDr96_F1 chromosome 12, TDr96_F1_v2_PseudoChromosome.rev07_lg8_w22 25.fasta, whole genome shotgun sequence and carries:
- the LOC120273986 gene encoding E3 ubiquitin-protein ligase listerin, encoding MGKQKGDGTRSKSRPSSSSLAASLLPPGASTVGFGGYLGSSKIDTSSSSSVEGGAPSLDVDAEVALHLKRLGRKDPTTKLKALTSLSSLFKQRPGEEIVQIVPRWTFEYRRLLLDYNQEVRRATHETMTSLVTILRKGLAPHLKSLMGPWWFSQFDPIPEVSQAARRSLEVVFPAQEKRLEALALCISEIFLYLDENLKLTPQSMSDKATPLDEMEEIHKRVIASSLVAAAGLTDVLLGTTQNDELKNADADQRLNSKARAKLLSHAEQMFSSHKYFLEFLKSKNPDVRSATYSILASFIKHIPQVFNEGNMKTLSAAILGAFNEKDASCHSTMWDMILLFSRNIPEGWSHCNVEKVVLNRFWHFLSGGCYGSQQISYPVLVLFLDSIPSKAAIGEQFVFKFFKHLWEGRNTVQALAADGLALFKAFKECFLWVLYHPTRYSVGEDGFSLPSCLLNDVLVGLLWHDYIALVAPKNQQQTSSEQSACSTESSTSVPHERSTIMLNTNLRSHIQELGKCIVAILLDISSKDIDLLNAFCTSVLKDCLDIFQQGEYLPGFSVNVQRIADFFLLLDELALPKGETWPLCCLAGPMVANSFQAIKSLDSPDAVKLLSTLVKIFGPSTIVSYLNIHHGEQDINSSANEGVTESKAITFLHIFRNEFVPWCLNGQKRSCSSKLDLLIDLIQDEYLSDQWCSIIGYATHVENYSMDGINTSIIDNNIEILSFLIEKVRKRIDNKKPGVEGKKGSLSEHWQHKLLDKAAVVVACHSCLSPSHAHFLRAVLGGSTENDQSCFLSGEAIKCMFSGTLRCLVELLHMSSFEWARTSCSLLFCAEFDESIQMLDSSFSDKLEMARAALQVLEGGIFCLRTLDEDCRLVPSLLAALFIIDWECIMASEGALDVEFLGTDVDTGSPISGNVSFDHQQEWVIDKLAFGKELHAFRCGITSSFWGSLSACRRLQIGSILAQVLRFCIFETNGFRANRTSFLCGKWALDMLNIVCQDNNELQNILDQLLCEDRSWPLWVKPLHNDAKMPAIVQLQETPLASNELRHHNFVVFVDKLICSLGFSRVIGGFNTETPIFSEVVSTEPIPSSVSYSRAWLAAEVLCTWHWPGGSTLTSFLPSLSKFAENLASPGENIVFSILKLLLDGSLVSGASCEWISFNAWTLSYDEVENIQDPFLRSLMSLLWTLIMKDKVWGECESLAILTHVLDKLYASTPVDRACLRILPYVLCVIIPRLLSESCISHEPCKDASLISLKEDLLHKNILSWLETALSFPPFACGETGPDVLEWIQVVVSCFPLSVSGGMGELTVEFSNDVYPEKTLLLNLFRRQQCDDDASLISSTASADDGTFSSLPVQMTLAKLTAVSIGYCWQEFAVGDWNFVLAQSLKWMKLLVLSMEEAAENIDDVATKYTANKKSELFLKELDAAIQAIDSLQISICTTALVIYSVFSKLFEVEQACMNEVLQSLLHFKDEMMEGILRIFFATAVTEAIAGSLGEEASSIIALSRSSYRHFWELVAVSVRKSPSHVRIKAMQSMELWGLSKGPVSSLYAILFSPKPNSSLQLAAYSLLTTEPVCQLSIFKHKDSEGIVTTDEGTVMPHNFESTSEESYDLRDEVSCLIQQPAAQLLQMDLLSPDRVNVFLAWALLLSNLHSLPTSSSARQTLIQYIQDFVTSTILDCIFQHIPLKVGSNNMKKKEAELPVEVSKAANFAKQVITSSSMLSSVESLWPIGSEQMASLAGSIYGLMIHVLPAYVRNWFTSLRDRSLSSSIEFFTKTWCSPTLLSDELSQVKEAVIADENFSVAVNKSSYEIIATYKKEETGMDLVIRLSSSYPLRPVDVECTRSLGISEVKQRKWLLSLSAFVRSQNGAIAEAIRIWKSNFDKEFQGVEECPICYSIIHTANHSLPRLACKTCKHKFHSACLYKWFSTSHKSTCPLCQTPF